From the genome of Aerococcus urinaehominis:
TGTCAGACCTATCCATCAACAGGTATGGCGCTAGGCTATAATCCAATGACTTGATCACGCCAGGAACCACCAATAGTAATGACCATAAGCCCACTTTCACACAGGTAACTAGTTGTAGAAAGACGAAGCGACTTAGGTAACTGGTAGGCTCCTGCCTAGAACCAGCAAACAACCGCCATAAACCAAGCGCCAAGACTAACTGTGCCAAAATATTAGCTAGTAGCCCCCAAAACTCATAGAAGCTCGTTAAGTAGACATTAGCCATTAAAAGTATTAGTAAATAGATCGCCAATAAACGGTTGGTTGTTAAAGTGAGTTTCATTTTCAAAGCTCCTATTTCTCTTAAATTTTTATTGGTAAACCTGAGCTGGACAATAAACGGCTGGGAATTTAATGCTTTGGGCAATTTCGGGCCTCATCTTACCGCTAGCAACTAAGTCAGCTATCCGAGCTTGCTGAGCCCTAATATTGGCACATAGATTGCCACCACGAACTAGTCCTAGCTGACGATTATCGAGCTTATTCATCTGAATCACCTCCTGTCTGGTCTTGGCCATACATGGCCTGATAAAGTTCAGACTGCTGTAATAGAGTTTGCTGGTCACCGTCACCAACAATCCGTCCCTGGTCTAATAAAATCACCCGGTCAAATTGGGCAACCAAGGGTAGATGATGGGCAATAAAAATAATGGTCTTGTCTAAAGAAAGTAAGTAACTAACCACCTGCTTTTCTAGGATGGGATCCATGGCACTAGTCGCCTCATCTAAGATATAAATATCTGCATCCCGTAACAAGGCACGAGCTAGGACAATCCTTTGTTTTTGCCCACCTGATAAGTTTTGACCCCCTTCTTCGAGCGGTTGGTCTAGCCCCAGCGAATGACTCAGGGCAAAATCTCTTAAGTCCAACTGATTCATGACATATTCAATGCGGCCGAAGCTAATCTGGTCCTCTTGGTCCAAGACCAAGTTATTATACAAACTCCCCTTTATAATA
Proteins encoded in this window:
- a CDS encoding DUF975 family protein, with protein sequence MKLTLTTNRLLAIYLLILLMANVYLTSFYEFWGLLANILAQLVLALGLWRLFAGSRQEPTSYLSRFVFLQLVTCVKVGLWSLLLVVPGVIKSLDYSLAPYLLMDRSDSGSRKLLAESQQLAKGHRWQICGYRLTCSFKIAGLQLAMLLLGYPIFLAPLRQPGVAGASLTPLLCFMLLATVVTSPLMVASYRSYQEKMIALYRQAVQA